One Perca flavescens isolate YP-PL-M2 chromosome 9, PFLA_1.0, whole genome shotgun sequence genomic window carries:
- the LOC114561303 gene encoding sex comb on midleg-like protein 2 isoform X3, protein MGKTQLKDQKDVKKEKPGRMVPLSGTSPATTKDAFSWEEYLKETSSLPAPPGCFRQARVPPSNDFKVGMKIEAHDPRNSTSVCIATVMGLTGVRLRLRLDGSDNSNDFWRLVDSSDIQPIGTCEKNGDMLQPPLGFRMNASSWPMFLLRTLNGAEMAPALAFKKEPLRPSQNNFKSGMKLEAVDKKNPYLICPATIGEVKGDEVFIMFDGWRGAFDYWCKYDSRDIFPMGWCSLTKHSLQPPGNSVTLPKNLQILPASPSKPSRRSMQSPYRLPNPLPPLPVRKGVRGRRPKSETIALLKAVAEAAAAQNGTVPENTQLVPRPHKKRGPKPGSKRKPKLLQSPAQMPSIQVPQESPPSLNSVVSTVCVYVNKHGNCGPHLDRKQMQHLPDHFGPGPVNAVLQQVVQSCIDCAYQPKVLLSALQTHSGVGEIVRVRTDGGVSMVKLPSASSASFVLRFLETMCRHLQCDNLFSSQPFSHYAAYDRTKSVKEEALDAPSLARGTKRSLSGVSPTYAAPLSPKHLRTEAHPSEETLPHEENNLIKEQRYMDSASNSMTPRPQTVRSSSEYHAQASSLYHLGTAMRRHSSNPAELSSAQPLRRVEAASSTTGPEALVSEQESVPLPSKNPSSWSIEEVMQFVRGADPTALAPHAELFRKHEIDGKALMLLRSDMIMKYMGLKLGPALKLCHHIERLKQGKL, encoded by the exons ATGGGAAAAACTCAGCTAAAAG ATCAGAAAGAtgttaaaaaagagaaaccagGAAGAATGGTTCCACTGTCAGGTACAAGCCCTGCAACAACTAAAG ATGCTTTCAGCTGGGAAGAATATCTAAAAGAAACGTCTTCTTTACCTGCTCCACCAGGCTGTTTTCGTCAG GCTAGAGTCCCGCCCTCCAACGACTTCAAGGTGGGAATGAAGATTGAAGCCCATGACCCGCGCAATTCCACCTCAGTTTGTATCGCAACCGTGATGGGTTTAACTGGGGTTCGTCTGCGTCTCCGTCTGGACGGAAGTGACAACAGCAATGACTTCTGGAGACTGGTAGACTCCTCGGATATCCAGCCTATTGGCACCTGTGAGAAGAATGGAGACATGCTGCAGCCACCGCTGG GATTTCGGATGAATGCCTCCTCATGGCCCATGTTTCTGTTGAGAACCTTAAATGGAGCCGAAATGGCGCCAGCACTCGCCTTTAAAAAG GAACCTCTGAGGCCCTCCCAGAACAACTTCAAGTCTGGCATGAAGCTGGAGGCCGTGGACAAGAAGAACCCATACCTCATCTGCCCTGCCACCATTGGGGAAGTGAAGGGCGATGAGGTCTTTATCATGTTCGATGGGTGGCGGGGTGCCTTTGATTACTGGTGCAAGTATGACTCCCGGGACATCTTCCCTATGGGCTGGTGCTCCCTCACAAAGCACAGCCTCCAGCCGCCAGGCAACAGTG TTACCCTGCCAAAGAACCTGCAGATCCTCCCGGCGTCACCCTCCAAGCCCAGCAGGCGTTCCATGCAGTCCCCCTACAGACTCCCCAACCCTCTGCCCCCTTTGCCTGTCCGGAAGGGGGTAAGAGGCCGTCGGCCCAAGAGTGAGACCATCGCTCTACTCAAAGCCGTGGCTGAAGCAGCCGCTGCCCAAAACGGAACTGTACCTGAGAACACACAGCTCGTACCCAGGCCCCATAAGAAGAGAGGCCCCAAGCCTGGAAGCAAG CGGAAGCCCAAGCTTCTCCAAAGCCCAGCACAGATGCCCAGCATCCAGGTTCCACAAGAAAGCCCCCCCAGCCTCAACTCTGTGGTTTCGACAG tgtgtgtgtatgtgaataaGCACGGAAACTGTGGTCCCCACCTGGACAGGAAGCAGATGCAGCATCTGCCAGACCACTTTGGCCCGGGGCCAGTGAACGCTGTGCTCCAGCAGGTGGTCCAGTCGTGTATAGACTGCGCATACCAGCCTAAAGTCCTGCTCAGTGCTCTGCAAACTCATTCAGGAGTAGGAGAGATTGTCcgag TGAGAACAGATGGTGGAGTTAGCATGGTCAAACTCCCATCAGCCTCCAGTGCTTCCTTTGTGCTGCGGTTCTTGGAGACTATGTGTCGTCACCTGCAATGTGACAACCTGTTCAGCAGCCAGCCGTTCAGCCACTACGCTGCTTATGACAGGACCAAGTCAG TGAAAGAAGAGGCGTTGGACGCTCCATCTCTGGCTCGGGGGACTAAACGGAGTCTCTCTGGAGTCTCCCCAACGTATGCAGCCCCTCTGTCACCTAAACATTTACGTACCGAAGCTCACCCTTCAGAAG AGACCCTGCCCCATGAAGAGAACAACCTAATAAAGGAGCAGCGCTATATGGACTCAGCCTCCAACTCCATGACCCCTCGGCCCCAAACAGTGCGCAGCTCCTCAGAGTACCACGCTCAGGCCAGCAGCCTGTACCACCTGGGCACAGCCATGCGCCGCCACTCCTCCAACCCCGCAGAGCTCAGCTCCGCACAGCCTCTCAGACGGGTCGAAG CAGCCAGCTCCACCACAGGCCCTGAGGCGCTGGTGTCTGAGCAGGAGAGTGTGCCGCTGCCCAGCAAAAACCCCTCCTCCTGGTCCATTGAAGAGGTGATGCAGTTTGTGAGGGGTGCTGACCCCACAGCGTTAGCCCCACATGCTGAACTATTCAGAAAACAT GAGATTGATGGAAAAGCTCTGATGCTGCTACGGAGCGACATGATCATGAAGTACATGGGTCTGAAACTGGGGCCTGCGCTGAAGTTATGCCATCACATAGAAAGGCTGAAACAAGGCAAACTGTAA
- the rai2 gene encoding retinoic acid-induced protein 2, which yields MEGSDDVSVTGTQSQTDVCSADVGGGEIPSKVEDGGNPLSPAESCGGGGGSATGLSKGGLSNRMEPPAPPVVSPTAESPGGVALKVATTVLHPVCLGDSPLMLPIHLQMAGAAGAQLGQMGAAPYLITSQSPVSLPLVLDQQVLQHMGPSVIPQSTNCPQLPLQNNVLCPNLFGLPPAVDQKSAGQTQDANLLSLLQNPAFAAILQDLFPSQAGSSTCQSPGSTFLPLPPLTAPYSSPLAPLVPPATLLVPYPVIIPLPVPLPVPLPIPIPVPQAEDSKGNMPKPVCTVSKSTQTSPKDTTSPSLSSRRCMPSFQPQNVSPSSLPVDEGQALDLSVRACPVELKQEYPSPQQDSVLDLSVPAVRKKCVQSDREAALRSGQDASGTSLSLGVECTPSLDSKLLGSLASLEFSRQHKWVVDSSAGGSSSLSQQASLSAAGNLEIVSTSQTAKVIVSVKDAIPAILCGKIKGLSGVSTKNFSIKRDGSQGPSLQQLYGVPSASHGEQHDPNNPHKKLPKNRAIKLKKVSSQEIHFLPMKKQRLAALLPRK from the coding sequence ATGGAGGGTAGCGATGATGTGTCTGTAACCGGGACACAGTCCCAGACGGACGTGTGCAGCGCTGACGTGGGAGGAGGAGAAATCCCCAGTAAAGTGGAGGATGGAGGAAACCCGCTCAGTCCTGCTGAGTCctgcggcggcggcggcggcagtgCGACAGGACTGAGCAAAGGCGGGCTCTCTAACCGGATGGAGCCTCCTGCGCCACCAGTTGTGAGCCCCACTGCTGAATCTCCGGGAGGCGTGGCGCTTAAAGTCGCCACGACCGTGCTGCACCCGGTGTGCCTGGGAGACAGCCCGCTGATGCTGCCCATTCACCTCCAGATGGCCGGAGCAGCCGGAGCGCAGCTCGGCCAAATGGGGGCAGCACCGTACTTGATAACAAGCCAGAGCCCTGTTTCACTTCCCCTGGTCCTGGATCAGCAGGTCCTCCAGCACATGGGCCCCTCTGTGATTCCTCAGAGCACTAACTGCCCTCAGCTGCCGCTCCAGAACAACGTCCTGTGTCCCAATCTGTTTGGTTTGCCTCCAGCGGTGGACCAGAAGTCAGCAGGACAGACGCAGGATGCtaaccttctctctctcctgcagaATCCAGCTTTTGCTGCCATCCTGCAGGATCTCTTCCCGTCCCAGGCCGGTTCATCAACCTGTCAGTCACCGGGCTCCACCTTCCTCCCGCTTCCTCCCCTCACAGCTCCCTACAGCTCCCCTCTGGCCCCGTTAGTCCCTCCTGCCACACTTCTGGTCCCCTACCCTGTCATCATCCCCCTGCCGGTTCCTCTGCCCGTCCCTCTTCCCATCCCCATCCCTGTCCCTCAGGCTGAGGACTCAAAGGGGAACATGCCAAAACCGGTTTGCACTGTGAGTAAAAGCACTCAAACGTCTCCAAAAGATACTACCTCTCCTTCGTTGTCTTCACGCAGATGCATGCCATCGTTCCAGCCGCAAAATGTGTCTCCGTCCTCGCTCCCTGTAGATGAGGGACAGGCTCTGGACCTTTCTGTCAGAGCGTGTCCAGTTGAACTAAAACAGGAGTACCCCAGCCCTCAGCAGGACAGCGTGCTCGACTTGTCAGTGCCCGCTGTGAGGAAAAAGTGCGTTCAGTCCGACAGGGAAGCAGCGTTGCGTTCTGGCCAAGACGCTAGTGGCACGTCTTTGTCTCTGGGTGTTGAATGCACTCCGAGTTTAGATTCCAAACTCCTGGGCAGTCTGGCCTCGCTGGAGTTCAGCCGGCAGCACAAGTGGGTGGTTGACAGCAGCGCCGGTGGGTCGAGTTCTCTGAGTCAGCAGGCGTCTCTGAGCGCAGCCGGCAACCTGGAGATAGTCAGCACCTCGCAGACGGCCAAAGTCATCGTCTCGGTGAAGGACGCCATCCCCGCCATCCTCTGCGGAAAGATCAAAGGCCTGTCGGGAGTCTCCACCAAGAACTTCTCCATCAAACGGGACGGCAGCCAGGGGCCGTCTCTGCAGCAGCTCTACGGCGTGCCGTCTGCGTCCCACGGCGAGCAGCACGACCCCAACAACCCGCATAAGAAGCTCCCTAAGAACAGAGCCATCAAACTGAAGAAGGTCAGCTCGCAGGAGATCCATTTCCTGCCCATGAAGAAGCAGCGACTTGCAGCGCTGCTCCCCAGGAAGTGA
- the LOC114561303 gene encoding sex comb on midleg-like protein 2 isoform X2, whose protein sequence is MGKTQLKDQKDVKKEKPGRMVPLSGTSPATTKDAFSWEEYLKETSSLPAPPGCFRQARVPPSNDFKVGMKIEAHDPRNSTSVCIATVMGLTGVRLRLRLDGSDNSNDFWRLVDSSDIQPIGTCEKNGDMLQPPLGFRMNASSWPMFLLRTLNGAEMAPALAFKKEPLRPSQNNFKSGMKLEAVDKKNPYLICPATIGEVKGDEVFIMFDGWRGAFDYWCKYDSRDIFPMGWCSLTKHSLQPPGNSVTLPKNLQILPASPSKPSRRSMQSPYRLPNPLPPLPVRKGVRGRRPKSETIALLKAVAEAAAAQNGTVPENTQLVPRPHKKRGPKPGSKRKPKLLQSPAQMPSIQVPQESPPSLNSVVSTVCVYVNKHGNCGPHLDRKQMQHLPDHFGPGPVNAVLQQVVQSCIDCAYQPKVLLSALQTHSGVGEIVRVRTDGGVSMVKLPSASSASFVLRFLETMCRHLQCDNLFSSQPFSHYAAYDRTKSVKEEALDAPSLARGTKRSLSGVSPTYAAPLSPKHLRTEAHPSEAETLPHEENNLIKEQRYMDSASNSMTPRPQTVRSSSEYHAQASSLYHLGTAMRRHSSNPAELSSAQPLRRVEASSTTGPEALVSEQESVPLPSKNPSSWSIEEVMQFVRGADPTALAPHAELFRKHEIDGKALMLLRSDMIMKYMGLKLGPALKLCHHIERLKQGKL, encoded by the exons ATGGGAAAAACTCAGCTAAAAG ATCAGAAAGAtgttaaaaaagagaaaccagGAAGAATGGTTCCACTGTCAGGTACAAGCCCTGCAACAACTAAAG ATGCTTTCAGCTGGGAAGAATATCTAAAAGAAACGTCTTCTTTACCTGCTCCACCAGGCTGTTTTCGTCAG GCTAGAGTCCCGCCCTCCAACGACTTCAAGGTGGGAATGAAGATTGAAGCCCATGACCCGCGCAATTCCACCTCAGTTTGTATCGCAACCGTGATGGGTTTAACTGGGGTTCGTCTGCGTCTCCGTCTGGACGGAAGTGACAACAGCAATGACTTCTGGAGACTGGTAGACTCCTCGGATATCCAGCCTATTGGCACCTGTGAGAAGAATGGAGACATGCTGCAGCCACCGCTGG GATTTCGGATGAATGCCTCCTCATGGCCCATGTTTCTGTTGAGAACCTTAAATGGAGCCGAAATGGCGCCAGCACTCGCCTTTAAAAAG GAACCTCTGAGGCCCTCCCAGAACAACTTCAAGTCTGGCATGAAGCTGGAGGCCGTGGACAAGAAGAACCCATACCTCATCTGCCCTGCCACCATTGGGGAAGTGAAGGGCGATGAGGTCTTTATCATGTTCGATGGGTGGCGGGGTGCCTTTGATTACTGGTGCAAGTATGACTCCCGGGACATCTTCCCTATGGGCTGGTGCTCCCTCACAAAGCACAGCCTCCAGCCGCCAGGCAACAGTG TTACCCTGCCAAAGAACCTGCAGATCCTCCCGGCGTCACCCTCCAAGCCCAGCAGGCGTTCCATGCAGTCCCCCTACAGACTCCCCAACCCTCTGCCCCCTTTGCCTGTCCGGAAGGGGGTAAGAGGCCGTCGGCCCAAGAGTGAGACCATCGCTCTACTCAAAGCCGTGGCTGAAGCAGCCGCTGCCCAAAACGGAACTGTACCTGAGAACACACAGCTCGTACCCAGGCCCCATAAGAAGAGAGGCCCCAAGCCTGGAAGCAAG CGGAAGCCCAAGCTTCTCCAAAGCCCAGCACAGATGCCCAGCATCCAGGTTCCACAAGAAAGCCCCCCCAGCCTCAACTCTGTGGTTTCGACAG tgtgtgtgtatgtgaataaGCACGGAAACTGTGGTCCCCACCTGGACAGGAAGCAGATGCAGCATCTGCCAGACCACTTTGGCCCGGGGCCAGTGAACGCTGTGCTCCAGCAGGTGGTCCAGTCGTGTATAGACTGCGCATACCAGCCTAAAGTCCTGCTCAGTGCTCTGCAAACTCATTCAGGAGTAGGAGAGATTGTCcgag TGAGAACAGATGGTGGAGTTAGCATGGTCAAACTCCCATCAGCCTCCAGTGCTTCCTTTGTGCTGCGGTTCTTGGAGACTATGTGTCGTCACCTGCAATGTGACAACCTGTTCAGCAGCCAGCCGTTCAGCCACTACGCTGCTTATGACAGGACCAAGTCAG TGAAAGAAGAGGCGTTGGACGCTCCATCTCTGGCTCGGGGGACTAAACGGAGTCTCTCTGGAGTCTCCCCAACGTATGCAGCCCCTCTGTCACCTAAACATTTACGTACCGAAGCTCACCCTTCAGAAG cAGAGACCCTGCCCCATGAAGAGAACAACCTAATAAAGGAGCAGCGCTATATGGACTCAGCCTCCAACTCCATGACCCCTCGGCCCCAAACAGTGCGCAGCTCCTCAGAGTACCACGCTCAGGCCAGCAGCCTGTACCACCTGGGCACAGCCATGCGCCGCCACTCCTCCAACCCCGCAGAGCTCAGCTCCGCACAGCCTCTCAGACGGGTCGAAG CCAGCTCCACCACAGGCCCTGAGGCGCTGGTGTCTGAGCAGGAGAGTGTGCCGCTGCCCAGCAAAAACCCCTCCTCCTGGTCCATTGAAGAGGTGATGCAGTTTGTGAGGGGTGCTGACCCCACAGCGTTAGCCCCACATGCTGAACTATTCAGAAAACAT GAGATTGATGGAAAAGCTCTGATGCTGCTACGGAGCGACATGATCATGAAGTACATGGGTCTGAAACTGGGGCCTGCGCTGAAGTTATGCCATCACATAGAAAGGCTGAAACAAGGCAAACTGTAA
- the LOC114561303 gene encoding sex comb on midleg-like protein 2 isoform X1: MGKTQLKDQKDVKKEKPGRMVPLSGTSPATTKDAFSWEEYLKETSSLPAPPGCFRQARVPPSNDFKVGMKIEAHDPRNSTSVCIATVMGLTGVRLRLRLDGSDNSNDFWRLVDSSDIQPIGTCEKNGDMLQPPLGFRMNASSWPMFLLRTLNGAEMAPALAFKKEPLRPSQNNFKSGMKLEAVDKKNPYLICPATIGEVKGDEVFIMFDGWRGAFDYWCKYDSRDIFPMGWCSLTKHSLQPPGNSVTLPKNLQILPASPSKPSRRSMQSPYRLPNPLPPLPVRKGVRGRRPKSETIALLKAVAEAAAAQNGTVPENTQLVPRPHKKRGPKPGSKRKPKLLQSPAQMPSIQVPQESPPSLNSVVSTVCVYVNKHGNCGPHLDRKQMQHLPDHFGPGPVNAVLQQVVQSCIDCAYQPKVLLSALQTHSGVGEIVRVRTDGGVSMVKLPSASSASFVLRFLETMCRHLQCDNLFSSQPFSHYAAYDRTKSVKEEALDAPSLARGTKRSLSGVSPTYAAPLSPKHLRTEAHPSEAETLPHEENNLIKEQRYMDSASNSMTPRPQTVRSSSEYHAQASSLYHLGTAMRRHSSNPAELSSAQPLRRVEAASSTTGPEALVSEQESVPLPSKNPSSWSIEEVMQFVRGADPTALAPHAELFRKHEIDGKALMLLRSDMIMKYMGLKLGPALKLCHHIERLKQGKL, translated from the exons ATGGGAAAAACTCAGCTAAAAG ATCAGAAAGAtgttaaaaaagagaaaccagGAAGAATGGTTCCACTGTCAGGTACAAGCCCTGCAACAACTAAAG ATGCTTTCAGCTGGGAAGAATATCTAAAAGAAACGTCTTCTTTACCTGCTCCACCAGGCTGTTTTCGTCAG GCTAGAGTCCCGCCCTCCAACGACTTCAAGGTGGGAATGAAGATTGAAGCCCATGACCCGCGCAATTCCACCTCAGTTTGTATCGCAACCGTGATGGGTTTAACTGGGGTTCGTCTGCGTCTCCGTCTGGACGGAAGTGACAACAGCAATGACTTCTGGAGACTGGTAGACTCCTCGGATATCCAGCCTATTGGCACCTGTGAGAAGAATGGAGACATGCTGCAGCCACCGCTGG GATTTCGGATGAATGCCTCCTCATGGCCCATGTTTCTGTTGAGAACCTTAAATGGAGCCGAAATGGCGCCAGCACTCGCCTTTAAAAAG GAACCTCTGAGGCCCTCCCAGAACAACTTCAAGTCTGGCATGAAGCTGGAGGCCGTGGACAAGAAGAACCCATACCTCATCTGCCCTGCCACCATTGGGGAAGTGAAGGGCGATGAGGTCTTTATCATGTTCGATGGGTGGCGGGGTGCCTTTGATTACTGGTGCAAGTATGACTCCCGGGACATCTTCCCTATGGGCTGGTGCTCCCTCACAAAGCACAGCCTCCAGCCGCCAGGCAACAGTG TTACCCTGCCAAAGAACCTGCAGATCCTCCCGGCGTCACCCTCCAAGCCCAGCAGGCGTTCCATGCAGTCCCCCTACAGACTCCCCAACCCTCTGCCCCCTTTGCCTGTCCGGAAGGGGGTAAGAGGCCGTCGGCCCAAGAGTGAGACCATCGCTCTACTCAAAGCCGTGGCTGAAGCAGCCGCTGCCCAAAACGGAACTGTACCTGAGAACACACAGCTCGTACCCAGGCCCCATAAGAAGAGAGGCCCCAAGCCTGGAAGCAAG CGGAAGCCCAAGCTTCTCCAAAGCCCAGCACAGATGCCCAGCATCCAGGTTCCACAAGAAAGCCCCCCCAGCCTCAACTCTGTGGTTTCGACAG tgtgtgtgtatgtgaataaGCACGGAAACTGTGGTCCCCACCTGGACAGGAAGCAGATGCAGCATCTGCCAGACCACTTTGGCCCGGGGCCAGTGAACGCTGTGCTCCAGCAGGTGGTCCAGTCGTGTATAGACTGCGCATACCAGCCTAAAGTCCTGCTCAGTGCTCTGCAAACTCATTCAGGAGTAGGAGAGATTGTCcgag TGAGAACAGATGGTGGAGTTAGCATGGTCAAACTCCCATCAGCCTCCAGTGCTTCCTTTGTGCTGCGGTTCTTGGAGACTATGTGTCGTCACCTGCAATGTGACAACCTGTTCAGCAGCCAGCCGTTCAGCCACTACGCTGCTTATGACAGGACCAAGTCAG TGAAAGAAGAGGCGTTGGACGCTCCATCTCTGGCTCGGGGGACTAAACGGAGTCTCTCTGGAGTCTCCCCAACGTATGCAGCCCCTCTGTCACCTAAACATTTACGTACCGAAGCTCACCCTTCAGAAG cAGAGACCCTGCCCCATGAAGAGAACAACCTAATAAAGGAGCAGCGCTATATGGACTCAGCCTCCAACTCCATGACCCCTCGGCCCCAAACAGTGCGCAGCTCCTCAGAGTACCACGCTCAGGCCAGCAGCCTGTACCACCTGGGCACAGCCATGCGCCGCCACTCCTCCAACCCCGCAGAGCTCAGCTCCGCACAGCCTCTCAGACGGGTCGAAG CAGCCAGCTCCACCACAGGCCCTGAGGCGCTGGTGTCTGAGCAGGAGAGTGTGCCGCTGCCCAGCAAAAACCCCTCCTCCTGGTCCATTGAAGAGGTGATGCAGTTTGTGAGGGGTGCTGACCCCACAGCGTTAGCCCCACATGCTGAACTATTCAGAAAACAT GAGATTGATGGAAAAGCTCTGATGCTGCTACGGAGCGACATGATCATGAAGTACATGGGTCTGAAACTGGGGCCTGCGCTGAAGTTATGCCATCACATAGAAAGGCTGAAACAAGGCAAACTGTAA